In one window of Lewinella sp. 4G2 DNA:
- a CDS encoding Na+/H+ antiporter NhaC family protein: protein MPTPKFTLPALLVGLLLAICPLSAQDTDASEWLHELSFGTEGLYFPANAEGVTINGDAIELRSLADGKKVTIIKPGLQLVRSGEGLALYHLSDELGTDPNRLRRIPLWLSILPPLVAIGLALIFKEVIISLFAGVWVGAFIAGGLRFEGFLGIIKSLLEAVETYVIRALNDGGHLSIIVFSLLIGGMVAIISRNGGMAGVVKRLTKYATTPKSAQFITWVLGVGIFFDDYANTLIVGNTMRSVTDKFRISREKLAYVVDSTAAPVASIAFITTWIGAELGYIGDGIKNVEALADQTPYAIFIESLKYSFYPVLTLAFILMLILNKKDYGPMLKAERRARDTGAVKATNADKAVVEEQEDLSPLEGAPLRARNAIIPVVTVIIMTILGLLTTGFASAYGDLATPPASDGWGAIWNAMEGGFFTKLGEIVGAADSYVALLWASISGVVVAIILSVGQRIMNVGQSMGTMTSGFKAMFSAVMILTLAWALAITTEELHTADFLVELLGSSVNPYLLPPIIFVLAALVSFSTGSSWSTMAILYPIAIPLTWAVASQSGWDLASSNGLIYNVISIVLAASVLGDHCSPISDTTILSSLASDCNHIDHVRTQMPYALTVGAVAITCGTLSSALGGGWLVCGLLMLAGLGVLYGVVMGLGEVVE from the coding sequence ATGCCCACCCCAAAGTTTACGCTCCCCGCCCTATTAGTTGGTCTGTTACTCGCCATTTGCCCCCTTTCCGCCCAGGACACCGACGCCAGCGAATGGCTCCACGAACTGTCGTTTGGTACGGAAGGCCTCTACTTCCCCGCCAATGCGGAGGGCGTAACCATCAACGGAGACGCCATCGAGCTACGGAGTTTGGCGGATGGTAAAAAGGTCACCATCATCAAGCCGGGTTTGCAATTGGTTCGCTCCGGGGAAGGCCTTGCGCTGTACCACCTGAGTGATGAGCTGGGGACGGACCCAAATCGTTTGCGGCGGATTCCCCTTTGGCTATCCATCCTGCCGCCGTTGGTGGCCATTGGGTTGGCGCTGATCTTTAAGGAGGTGATCATCAGCCTCTTCGCCGGGGTCTGGGTGGGGGCCTTCATCGCGGGCGGACTCAGGTTTGAGGGATTCCTCGGTATCATCAAGTCCTTACTCGAAGCCGTGGAAACCTACGTGATCCGAGCCCTGAACGACGGTGGGCACCTTTCCATCATCGTTTTCTCCTTGCTGATTGGTGGCATGGTCGCCATCATCTCCCGCAACGGGGGGATGGCCGGCGTAGTGAAGCGGCTGACGAAGTATGCGACGACGCCCAAAAGCGCGCAGTTCATCACCTGGGTACTGGGTGTGGGGATCTTTTTTGACGACTACGCCAATACCCTCATCGTGGGCAATACGATGCGGTCGGTGACGGATAAGTTCCGTATCAGCCGGGAGAAGTTGGCCTACGTGGTCGATTCTACGGCGGCGCCGGTAGCCTCGATTGCCTTCATTACCACTTGGATCGGAGCCGAACTCGGCTACATTGGGGATGGCATCAAGAATGTGGAGGCGCTGGCGGACCAGACGCCTTACGCCATCTTCATCGAGAGCCTTAAGTACAGTTTCTACCCGGTGCTGACGTTGGCCTTCATTTTGATGCTCATCCTCAACAAAAAGGACTACGGCCCCATGCTGAAGGCCGAACGCCGCGCCCGGGATACTGGCGCCGTAAAGGCAACTAATGCCGACAAGGCCGTCGTCGAAGAGCAAGAGGACCTGAGCCCGTTGGAGGGTGCACCGCTAAGAGCGCGCAACGCCATTATCCCCGTCGTGACGGTAATCATCATGACCATCCTCGGTCTGCTGACGACCGGTTTCGCCTCGGCCTACGGTGACCTGGCTACCCCTCCGGCTTCGGACGGTTGGGGAGCCATCTGGAACGCCATGGAAGGCGGCTTCTTCACCAAACTGGGAGAGATCGTCGGGGCGGCGGATTCCTACGTAGCGCTGTTGTGGGCTAGTATCTCTGGCGTTGTGGTCGCCATTATCCTGAGCGTTGGCCAACGGATCATGAACGTGGGGCAATCGATGGGGACGATGACCTCCGGCTTCAAAGCCATGTTCTCCGCGGTGATGATTCTGACCCTGGCGTGGGCCCTGGCCATCACGACGGAAGAGTTGCATACGGCTGATTTCCTGGTGGAACTGCTAGGGTCAAGCGTCAACCCTTACCTGTTGCCTCCGATCATTTTTGTCCTGGCCGCTCTGGTAAGTTTTTCTACCGGCTCAAGTTGGTCGACAATGGCTATTCTGTACCCCATTGCTATTCCCTTGACCTGGGCGGTGGCCAGCCAGTCGGGTTGGGACCTCGCTTCCTCCAATGGGTTGATTTACAACGTCATCTCCATCGTCCTGGCGGCGAGCGTGCTGGGCGACCACTGTTCACCGATCTCCGATACAACGATCCTCTCCAGCCTCGCTTCGGACTGTAACCACATCGACCACGTTCGTACCCAGATGCCCTACGCCCTGACGGTGGGGGCGGTCGCCATCACCTGCGGAACTTTGTCCTCAGCGCTGGGCGGCGGCTGGCTCGTCTGCGGCCTGTTGATGCTGGCGGGGTTGGGTGTGCTTTACGGGGTGGTGATGGGGTTGGGGGAGGTGGTGGAATGA
- a CDS encoding PspA/IM30 family protein has protein sequence MAEFPNEALSKKSFWKRPEGITGLLFLIAVLAGGAFLVSSFWGLILPFITTTIGLVVSLAVLASILFAVIDPRTRALISYMYKSAMRSVTGVFVNIDPIGILKSYVEELEGNLQEMRKQIGKLRGQVRHLSTLMDTNNSEIQKQLKLAQLAQKTNKKQQMILSSRRAARLKESNEKYQVLLTKMEVLNRVLNRMHDNSEILLEDTRDQVDLKIQERKAIRASHGAMSSAMSVINGNPDQRAMFDAALEHIADDVANKVGEMERMMELSSDFMSSVDLQNGVFADEGLRMLEEWEKKSDLMLAGGHLDVETPAALKPGTTQTSGSLDLDSIPRREKDAQPRSGKAGGYDQFFE, from the coding sequence ATGGCAGAATTTCCCAACGAAGCGCTGAGTAAAAAATCTTTCTGGAAACGCCCGGAAGGTATCACCGGTCTGCTGTTCCTTATCGCCGTGCTGGCGGGAGGGGCATTTCTGGTGAGCAGTTTCTGGGGCCTGATCCTGCCCTTTATCACGACGACGATCGGCCTCGTGGTTTCCCTGGCCGTGCTGGCCAGCATCCTTTTTGCGGTGATTGACCCACGGACGCGCGCCCTCATTTCCTACATGTACAAGAGCGCCATGCGCTCCGTAACGGGCGTCTTCGTGAATATCGACCCCATTGGTATTCTGAAATCCTACGTGGAGGAACTGGAGGGCAACCTTCAGGAAATGCGCAAGCAGATCGGTAAGCTCCGTGGCCAGGTCCGCCACCTCTCCACCTTGATGGATACCAATAACTCGGAGATCCAGAAGCAATTGAAGCTGGCCCAATTGGCGCAAAAGACCAACAAGAAACAGCAGATGATCCTCTCCAGCCGGCGGGCGGCGCGGCTCAAGGAATCCAACGAAAAGTACCAGGTCCTCCTCACGAAAATGGAGGTCCTCAATCGCGTCCTCAACCGGATGCACGATAACTCCGAGATCCTGCTGGAAGACACCCGTGACCAGGTGGACCTCAAGATTCAGGAGCGCAAAGCCATCCGGGCTAGCCACGGGGCCATGTCCTCCGCCATGTCCGTCATTAATGGCAATCCCGACCAACGTGCCATGTTCGACGCCGCCCTGGAGCACATTGCCGATGATGTGGCCAACAAGGTGGGGGAGATGGAAAGAATGATGGAGCTCAGTTCCGACTTCATGTCCTCCGTAGACCTCCAAAATGGCGTCTTCGCCGATGAGGGCCTCCGCATGCTCGAAGAATGGGAGAAAAAGAGCGACCTCATGCTCGCCGGTGGCCACCTCGACGTGGAAACGCCGGCTGCCCTAAAACCGGGCACCACCCAAACCTCGGGCTCCTTGGACCTCGACTCCATCCCGCGGCGGGAGAAGGATGCGCAGCCGCGGTCGGGGAAGGCTGGGGGATATGATCAATTTTTTGAGTAG
- a CDS encoding T9SS type A sorting domain-containing protein encodes MLILRSFPFLLFLVLSVAWIGPVFLPFDLGTRASAQAIELERVFPIVEQNGEVMDLAWLGGLNAAQFQAADLDDDGLEDLLLYDRAGQVFVAVRRLAGNKFEPAPELLEHFPTVSDWMAVRDYNLDGVPDLFTFAPDVTGIQVLRGRRQPDGLLAFDLVDFGDPDPALYFEFENQRLSIFVSAIDYPSIVDADADGDLDILTFNVLGGYLDFFKNVGVERGLGADTLVYELQDRCWGGFFENGLSTSLDLSSGPGECFQEGLRGGGVSRHSGSTVLNLDYNGDGLMDVMLGDISYSQLTLGINEGSQDQAWIGSQDAEWQTGGVVAQIPSFPAAFHLDVDDDGDNDILGAPTNALNAGDVEVAWWYENTGSDASPNFEFKTSQFLIDQAIDVGTMANVTTFDYDGDGRLDLVVGNNDEYTGTNFFDSRLRLFRNVTVDEDLRFELIDEDYLGLSEFFNGTWAFAPSFGDLDGDGDQDAVIGVRNGKFMFLENTAGPGATAVFARPVFEWFGMDANQRSKPFIVDLDRDGLNDIIAGGADGRIRFFKNTGTATEPAFVASDREAPNILQLGKINTNAPGVSSGHPTPHVIQSPNKTLLITGNRSGTLEAYEFAPGTPLDEEFTLLTKAISDLQFGSFSDPTLGDFDGDGLLEAVVGNERGGLEFFVSNLTSEGLVSARAPDLQAFDFNVSPNPSKGPVVISGWPTGSVSDLEIFDVSGKRIYQRSGIRALPQVRWNGEGAAPGVYFVRLSGPDGTATRRIVRQ; translated from the coding sequence ATGCTAATCCTCCGCTCGTTTCCATTCCTCCTGTTTCTGGTGTTGTCCGTCGCCTGGATCGGTCCGGTTTTCTTGCCCTTCGATCTTGGCACCCGCGCCAGCGCCCAGGCCATTGAATTGGAGCGCGTCTTCCCCATCGTTGAGCAGAATGGAGAAGTAATGGACCTCGCCTGGCTCGGTGGCCTTAACGCCGCCCAGTTTCAAGCTGCCGATCTGGATGATGACGGGCTCGAAGACCTGCTGCTTTACGACCGCGCCGGGCAAGTGTTCGTCGCCGTCCGCCGGCTAGCCGGTAATAAATTCGAACCCGCCCCCGAGCTACTCGAGCACTTCCCGACGGTCAGCGACTGGATGGCCGTGCGGGACTACAACCTCGACGGTGTCCCCGACCTATTCACCTTCGCTCCCGACGTCACCGGCATTCAGGTATTGCGCGGCCGCCGACAACCGGACGGGCTGCTGGCCTTCGATCTGGTAGATTTCGGTGACCCCGATCCCGCCCTCTATTTTGAATTCGAAAACCAGCGCCTGAGCATCTTCGTCTCCGCCATCGACTACCCCTCCATCGTCGACGCCGACGCGGACGGCGACCTGGATATTCTCACCTTCAACGTCCTTGGCGGCTACCTCGACTTCTTTAAAAACGTGGGCGTGGAGCGCGGCCTCGGCGCCGATACCCTGGTGTACGAACTCCAGGACCGCTGCTGGGGTGGCTTTTTTGAGAACGGACTTTCCACCAGCCTCGATCTATCCTCCGGCCCCGGCGAATGCTTTCAGGAAGGCCTTCGGGGAGGGGGCGTAAGCCGCCATTCCGGCTCTACGGTCCTCAATTTGGATTATAATGGTGACGGCTTGATGGATGTCATGCTCGGCGATATTTCCTACTCCCAACTGACGCTGGGCATTAACGAAGGCAGCCAGGACCAGGCCTGGATCGGTAGCCAGGACGCCGAATGGCAAACCGGGGGCGTAGTGGCCCAAATCCCCTCCTTCCCCGCCGCTTTTCATCTGGACGTGGATGACGATGGCGACAATGACATCCTCGGCGCACCCACCAATGCGCTCAATGCCGGAGACGTGGAAGTCGCCTGGTGGTACGAAAATACCGGCTCCGACGCCAGCCCTAATTTTGAGTTTAAGACCTCGCAATTCCTGATCGATCAGGCGATCGACGTGGGTACGATGGCAAACGTGACCACCTTCGACTACGATGGTGACGGGCGGCTAGACCTGGTGGTAGGCAACAACGATGAATACACTGGCACCAACTTTTTTGACAGCCGGTTGCGCCTCTTTCGTAACGTGACGGTAGATGAGGACCTGCGATTCGAACTGATTGATGAAGACTACCTCGGCCTAAGTGAGTTTTTCAATGGTACCTGGGCTTTTGCGCCCAGTTTCGGCGATTTGGATGGAGACGGCGATCAGGATGCTGTGATCGGCGTCCGTAACGGCAAGTTCATGTTCCTAGAGAATACGGCCGGCCCCGGAGCTACCGCCGTTTTCGCCCGCCCCGTGTTTGAGTGGTTCGGAATGGATGCTAACCAGCGCTCCAAACCCTTCATAGTGGACCTGGACCGGGATGGTCTGAACGACATCATCGCCGGCGGTGCCGATGGCCGCATTCGCTTTTTCAAAAATACCGGCACGGCCACCGAGCCCGCCTTCGTGGCCAGCGATCGGGAGGCGCCCAACATCCTCCAACTTGGCAAGATCAATACGAACGCGCCCGGCGTAAGCTCCGGCCACCCGACCCCGCACGTCATTCAAAGTCCCAATAAGACGCTACTTATCACCGGCAATCGTTCCGGCACCCTGGAAGCCTACGAGTTCGCCCCCGGCACTCCCCTGGATGAAGAATTTACGCTCCTGACGAAGGCCATCAGTGACTTACAGTTTGGCAGCTTCAGTGACCCAACTTTAGGGGATTTCGACGGCGACGGCCTGCTGGAAGCCGTTGTAGGTAACGAACGCGGCGGTCTCGAATTCTTCGTCAGTAATCTGACTTCCGAAGGGCTGGTCTCCGCCCGCGCACCTGATCTCCAGGCTTTTGATTTCAACGTCAGCCCAAACCCCAGCAAAGGCCCGGTCGTCATTTCCGGCTGGCCGACGGGTTCCGTAAGCGATCTGGAAATCTTCGATGTTTCGGGTAAACGGATCTACCAGCGCAGCGGGATCAGGGCGCTGCCGCAGGTGCGGTGGAATGGGGAGGGAGCTGCCCCCGGCGTCTATTTCGTCCGCCTTTCCGGTCCGGACGGAACGGCTACACGGAGGATCGTCCGCCAGTAA
- a CDS encoding RNA polymerase sigma factor, whose product MSPQEINHLSNGFYPEYRPFALTLTRDEDKAMDLLQEAIYLVLKNHERFVSGTNIQAWIKTIIRNVFITGYRKGKRRQEIVTEEVPVSNWSNRTIEDNPALAELSAEDIMNRVEALSPIYRRAFKLYNNGLKYQEIANITGVPIGTAKSRVWTARQQLRDGVR is encoded by the coding sequence ATGTCTCCCCAGGAAATCAACCACCTCAGTAACGGCTTCTACCCCGAGTACCGACCCTTCGCACTAACGCTTACGCGGGACGAGGACAAGGCGATGGACCTCTTACAGGAAGCCATCTACCTCGTACTAAAGAACCACGAACGCTTTGTATCGGGCACCAATATTCAGGCCTGGATCAAAACGATTATCCGCAACGTCTTCATCACCGGCTACCGGAAGGGTAAGCGTCGGCAGGAGATCGTGACGGAAGAAGTACCCGTTTCCAACTGGAGCAACCGCACCATCGAGGACAACCCCGCACTGGCCGAACTCAGCGCCGAGGACATCATGAACCGGGTCGAAGCCCTGTCTCCCATCTACCGCCGCGCCTTCAAGCTCTACAACAACGGCCTGAAATACCAGGAGATCGCCAACATCACCGGCGTCCCGATCGGCACGGCCAAATCCCGCGTTTGGACCGCCCGCCAACAGTTGCGGGATGGCGTTCGGTAG
- the murQ gene encoding N-acetylmuramic acid 6-phosphate etherase: MEKITEQPGLHRDLENRTTEDLLTRINQEDQKVALAVELCIPVITELVEGIVPRLRAGGRIFYIGAGTSGRLGVLDASECPPTFGVPPGMVVGLIAGGDHALRHPVESAEDAEGQGWRDLEAHSIDDKDVLIGIAASGTTPYVIGGLREARRRNILTACVTCNPGAPVTEHADHPIVAVVGPEFVTGSTRMKSGTAQKLILNMITTATMIRLGRVKDNRMVDMQLSNAKLVDRGAKMIVDALGIDYAEAKRRLLEVGSVRGVISE; encoded by the coding sequence ATGGAAAAGATTACCGAACAACCGGGCCTCCACCGGGACCTGGAAAACCGGACGACGGAAGACCTCCTCACCCGCATCAATCAGGAAGACCAAAAGGTTGCCTTGGCCGTGGAGCTGTGCATTCCCGTCATTACGGAATTAGTGGAAGGGATCGTCCCCCGCCTCCGAGCCGGCGGGCGTATCTTCTACATCGGTGCCGGCACCAGTGGCCGCCTGGGTGTGCTGGACGCCAGTGAATGCCCACCCACTTTCGGCGTCCCCCCGGGCATGGTGGTAGGTTTGATTGCCGGCGGCGACCACGCCCTGCGCCACCCCGTAGAATCGGCCGAAGACGCCGAAGGTCAGGGCTGGCGCGACCTCGAAGCGCACAGCATTGACGATAAGGACGTACTGATTGGCATCGCCGCGTCGGGAACGACTCCCTACGTAATTGGCGGCCTCCGCGAAGCTCGCCGTCGAAACATCCTTACGGCTTGTGTCACCTGTAACCCGGGCGCCCCGGTCACGGAACACGCGGACCATCCCATCGTAGCCGTCGTCGGCCCGGAGTTTGTAACGGGCTCTACCCGGATGAAGTCCGGCACCGCCCAAAAACTGATCCTCAATATGATCACGACCGCCACAATGATCCGCCTCGGCCGCGTCAAAGACAACCGCATGGTCGATATGCAACTCAGCAACGCCAAACTCGTGGATCGCGGCGCCAAAATGATCGTCGATGCCCTTGGGATCGACTACGCGGAGGCGAAACGGCGCTTGTTGGAGGTGGGGAGTGTTAGGGGGGTGATTAGTGAGTAG
- a CDS encoding type II toxin-antitoxin system HigA family antitoxin, which yields MISDKVLVRPINNKTDYEAALSRLRNIFQAKAGTPERDEAQILGLLIEAYENDHHQIELPHPIDAIKIRLADKNLKQQDLVGIIGTKSRVSEVLNGKKKLTLAMVRELHKFLQIPVATLVQEYPLTRSEKAEA from the coding sequence ATGATCTCTGATAAAGTATTAGTAAGACCGATTAATAACAAAACCGATTACGAGGCAGCTCTTAGTCGCTTACGAAATATTTTCCAAGCAAAAGCTGGCACGCCCGAACGAGATGAAGCACAAATTCTCGGGCTACTGATTGAAGCTTACGAAAACGATCACCATCAAATTGAGTTACCCCACCCGATTGATGCGATTAAGATTCGATTGGCGGACAAGAATCTGAAGCAGCAGGATTTAGTAGGAATAATTGGAACTAAAAGTCGAGTATCTGAAGTCTTAAATGGCAAGAAAAAACTTACGCTTGCCATGGTACGAGAGCTACACAAATTTCTTCAAATCCCCGTAGCGACTTTGGTGCAAGAATATCCACTTACCAGGAGCGAAAAGGCGGAAGCCTAA
- a CDS encoding type II toxin-antitoxin system HigB family toxin, whose translation MRIFSKSTLRTFWEQYPETESVLKVWHDTVKHADWESPFDVKETYATASITGGRRIVFNIKGNQFRLIVEVNYEYSSVFVLFIGTHKEYDKIIIDDL comes from the coding sequence ATGCGAATTTTTTCTAAGAGTACTTTAAGAACGTTTTGGGAACAGTATCCAGAAACTGAGAGCGTATTGAAGGTATGGCACGATACCGTAAAACATGCCGACTGGGAATCCCCCTTTGATGTAAAAGAAACCTACGCGACTGCTAGCATTACTGGCGGAAGACGTATTGTATTCAACATAAAAGGAAATCAATTTCGTTTGATTGTTGAAGTCAACTATGAATACTCGAGCGTCTTCGTTCTGTTTATCGGCACGCACAAAGAATACGACAAAATAATAATCGATGATCTCTGA
- a CDS encoding outer membrane beta-barrel protein: MPHLATLLPTSLCFALFLFSPILSAQEGSGSIEGKVTDAGQAVEFTNILLLAAADSAVVKLELTDEMGTFRFTDVPAADYLIKTSGIGYGEKMHPVFTLADGQELQLADYDLKGSGTTLETVEVTARKPFLEQKAGMLVVNVDQSITGQGGSVIDLLRKVPGVVVAGNRIQMAGKSGLTILIDGRPTRYMDIQSLLRDMPADNIKSIEVISQPGAQYDAEGNGGVINIVLKKNSLLGTNGQVYVGGGYGELPKARAGASLSHRVGKWNLTGGATYNHNTWVEGLDLIRRFDAQTFDQTSRTEATPHSYSLRSGVDYDITDRQRIGVNARYAWGESDRFGRNLTRVLDPSDGNVLQEFTTNRDVERPWMSLNTDVFYKYQLDTSGQEINLDLSYNRFTRDGLEELKTVGDGGFPDRINQEPSEADILSAQIDYKKPLNKEFVLRAGAKASRAELDNELRALVESGEEMIIDAGLSNRFLYDEDIRAVYSSITWEKGDFGANLGLRYEATSMDGFNVTTDSFNRRDFSQLFPSLSFNAPLTGPLGVSLAYSYRIERPSYYDLNPFISFLDPLTFQKGNPFLQPELVHSGQFSLTYEKQPFFNLSYDYTSDVIADVTEQLTMAEGQFEAGTAFQNTINLDRYIRYGGSLFAPLDFIGKGISGYAGFMLYYNDYSSQFLGDQLDQDQWSLTGFFQINAKLPYEWKGEVSGWYQGKGIEGIIRSNPLYGVSAGVERDFFDDRMNLVLSADGIVQEFFSGTIRFQEQNLDILSTWEAPVFSAKLTYKFGNRFLKKGERRKSAAQEERGRLN; encoded by the coding sequence ATGCCACACCTAGCTACACTTCTACCAACCTCCCTCTGCTTTGCCCTCTTCCTTTTCTCCCCCATACTCTCCGCCCAGGAGGGAAGTGGTTCCATTGAGGGAAAGGTCACCGACGCCGGCCAGGCGGTGGAGTTCACGAACATCCTCCTGCTGGCCGCCGCCGATAGTGCCGTCGTCAAACTGGAACTGACCGACGAAATGGGCACCTTCCGTTTCACCGACGTACCCGCGGCGGATTACCTCATCAAAACCAGCGGCATCGGCTACGGAGAAAAGATGCACCCGGTCTTCACCCTTGCGGACGGGCAGGAACTGCAATTGGCCGATTACGACCTGAAGGGTAGTGGAACTACCTTAGAAACAGTGGAGGTCACCGCCCGCAAACCCTTCCTCGAGCAAAAAGCAGGCATGCTCGTCGTGAATGTCGACCAGAGCATTACCGGACAGGGCGGCTCAGTGATTGATTTGCTGCGTAAGGTCCCGGGCGTTGTCGTGGCGGGTAATCGTATCCAAATGGCGGGCAAGTCCGGCCTAACGATCCTCATCGACGGGCGGCCGACGCGCTACATGGACATCCAGAGTTTGCTGCGGGATATGCCGGCGGACAACATCAAATCCATCGAGGTAATCAGCCAACCCGGCGCGCAGTACGATGCGGAGGGGAATGGTGGCGTCATCAACATCGTCCTCAAGAAAAATAGCCTGCTTGGTACGAACGGGCAGGTGTACGTCGGTGGCGGCTACGGCGAATTACCCAAGGCCAGAGCGGGCGCCTCCCTCAGCCACCGCGTCGGGAAGTGGAACCTCACCGGTGGGGCCACCTACAACCATAACACCTGGGTGGAAGGGCTGGACCTCATCCGCCGCTTCGACGCCCAAACATTTGACCAGACCAGCCGCACGGAGGCGACGCCCCACAGCTACTCCCTCCGCTCCGGGGTGGATTACGACATTACCGACCGGCAGCGCATCGGCGTCAACGCCCGCTACGCCTGGGGAGAAAGCGACCGCTTCGGCCGCAACCTCACCCGGGTACTGGACCCCTCCGACGGGAACGTCCTGCAAGAGTTCACGACCAATCGCGACGTCGAGCGTCCCTGGATGAGCCTCAATACGGACGTGTTTTACAAGTACCAATTGGACACCTCCGGCCAGGAAATCAACCTCGACCTCAGCTACAACCGCTTTACCCGCGACGGATTGGAAGAACTAAAAACGGTCGGCGACGGCGGCTTCCCCGATCGCATCAACCAAGAGCCAAGCGAAGCCGATATTCTCAGCGCACAGATCGACTACAAAAAGCCGCTGAATAAAGAATTCGTCCTGCGGGCCGGCGCCAAGGCCAGCCGTGCGGAATTGGACAACGAACTGCGTGCCCTCGTCGAAAGCGGAGAAGAAATGATCATCGACGCCGGATTGAGTAATCGATTCCTGTACGATGAAGACATCCGTGCCGTCTACTCAAGCATCACCTGGGAGAAGGGCGATTTTGGGGCCAACCTCGGTCTCCGTTACGAAGCGACCAGTATGGATGGGTTCAACGTGACGACGGACAGTTTCAACCGTAGGGATTTTAGCCAACTGTTCCCCAGCCTCAGTTTCAATGCACCCCTCACTGGGCCGCTCGGGGTTTCCCTGGCTTACAGCTACCGGATTGAACGACCAAGCTACTATGACCTGAACCCCTTCATTTCTTTCCTGGATCCACTGACCTTCCAGAAGGGAAACCCCTTCCTACAACCTGAATTGGTCCACTCCGGGCAATTCAGCCTGACCTACGAGAAGCAACCTTTTTTCAACCTGAGTTACGATTACACCAGCGACGTCATCGCCGACGTGACCGAACAGCTCACCATGGCCGAGGGGCAGTTTGAGGCGGGGACGGCCTTCCAGAATACCATCAACCTGGACCGGTACATTCGCTACGGGGGCAGCCTTTTCGCACCGCTTGACTTTATCGGCAAGGGGATTTCCGGCTACGCGGGGTTCATGTTGTACTACAACGACTACTCCTCTCAGTTCCTGGGTGACCAATTAGATCAGGACCAGTGGAGCCTAACGGGCTTCTTTCAGATCAACGCCAAACTTCCGTACGAATGGAAGGGCGAAGTCTCCGGCTGGTACCAGGGTAAGGGGATTGAAGGCATTATTCGTTCCAACCCGCTCTATGGTGTTTCCGCCGGCGTGGAACGCGACTTCTTTGATGACCGGATGAACCTCGTCCTCTCGGCCGACGGCATTGTCCAGGAGTTTTTCTCCGGCACCATCCGTTTCCAAGAGCAAAATCTGGACATTCTTTCGACTTGGGAAGCCCCCGTTTTCTCCGCCAAGTTGACCTATAAATTCGGCAACCGCTTCCTCAAAAAGGGAGAGCGTCGGAAGAGTGCTGCGCAGGAAGAGCGGGGTCGGTTGAATTAG